One Eublepharis macularius isolate TG4126 chromosome 6, MPM_Emac_v1.0, whole genome shotgun sequence DNA segment encodes these proteins:
- the LOC129332701 gene encoding uncharacterized protein LOC129332701 produces MAALEKRAAGLVAGGDLPQPRRGAKRVAKVGFNKDFASRLLALEKMTALSTGEPSSSHHYPTAPEAEGEGYLPGPGDCGQVAVAVDSPLAEGAVSGHERRRILICGHSMVFWAANQAKNTPIGSQLGLSAVATVEWQGRRGLRWPGLLPLLFRGRLQPPPHIVVIHLGGNDLGMVQGKALSVQVAVDLAYINDRWPGVLVIWSEMLQRRVWREALNPKAIERARRKTNHDIRKALGQGLGIYLPHPRIRAEFANLYRGDGVHMSPEGNELFLDDLRQGLRVALGHLWGARV; encoded by the exons ATGGCTGCCCTGGAAAAACGGGCAGCGGGGTTGGTTGCGGGTGGGGATTTACCCCAGCCGCGTAGGGGTGCGAAGCGAGTCGCAAAAGTGGGATTTAACAAAGACTTTGCCTCTCGTCTGTTGGCACTAGAGAAGATGACAGCCCTGAGTACAGGGGAACCCAGCTCCAGTCATCATTATCCTACTGCGCCTGAAGCGGAAGGAGAAGGCTATCTGCCTGGGCCTGGGGACTGTGGACAGGTGGCTGTGGCGGTGGACTCTCCTCTGGCTGAAG gtgccgtgtcgggccatgagaggaggaggatcctgatatgtggccacagcatggtgttttgggcggccaatcaagctaagaacacgccgattggatcccagttgggcctgagtgctgtggccacagtggagtggcagggacggcggggcctcaggtggccgggcctcttgcctctcctgtttagggggcggttgcagccgcccccgcacattgtggtcatccacctgggtgggaatgaccttggcatggtacagggtaaggccctgtcagtgcaagtagcagtggacctagcatacataaacgaccgatggcctggtgtgctggttatatggtccgagatgctacaacgtcgagtttggcgggaggctttgaatcccaaggctattgagagggcccgccgtaagaccaaccatgacatcaggaaggccttggggcagggcttgggcatttatctgccacaccccaggattagggccgaatttgccaacctctacagaggagatggtgtccatatgtcacctgagggcaatgagttatttttagatgacctgcggcaagggcttcgggtggcgctaggccacctgtggggcgcgagggtctaa